A window of the Candidatus Kapaibacterium thiocyanatum genome harbors these coding sequences:
- a CDS encoding transcriptional regulator, whose translation MESKTVVAALTALAHETRLSVYRLLVQAGPDGLVVGAIGDSIGIPPASLSFHLKELSIAGLVNVRRSGRYLHYSAEFGRMNDVIAYLTENCCGGMPCLPVCSPVTIDLPKKKATTTTRKESAQSVARNPVRKR comes from the coding sequence ATGGAATCGAAAACTGTCGTTGCTGCGCTGACCGCGCTCGCACACGAAACCAGACTGTCGGTGTATCGCCTGCTCGTACAAGCTGGTCCGGACGGTCTGGTCGTGGGTGCGATCGGCGATTCGATCGGAATACCTCCGGCGTCATTGTCCTTCCATCTGAAGGAACTCTCCATCGCGGGTCTGGTGAACGTACGTCGTTCGGGGCGATACCTCCACTATTCCGCCGAGTTCGGGAGGATGAACGACGTCATCGCCTATCTGACGGAGAACTGTTGTGGTGGCATGCCATGCCTGCCTGTCTGCAGTCCGGTAACGATTGATCTTCCGAAGAAGAAAGCGACGACGACCACGAGGAAGGAATCCGCACAATCCGTCGCCAGGAATCCGGTGAGGAAACGATGA
- a CDS encoding arsenical-resistance protein, with protein sequence MVCMVEHRPTAIGFFERYLPLWVLTCIGTGIGLGRLFPELFEVLGSAEVARVNIPVGLLIWVMIVPMLMRVDFGALHEVRRHWRGIAVTLFVNWAVKPLSMAFLGWFFIRIVFAPYLPAVEHDGYIAGLVLLAAAPCTAMVFVWSKLVDGDPLFTLTQVALNDTIMVLAFAPIVGMLLGVSSIVIPWSTLLLSVGLYILIPVVIAQIWRSRLRAAGPEVLENVLRRSGPWSTAALLATLVLLFAFQGTAFLAQPLIIGMLAVPIVIQVIFVAALAYLLNRSVREAHTVAGPSCLIGASNFFELAVAAAISMFGITSGAALATVVGVLVEVPIMLFVVAIVNRTKGWYEHGGI encoded by the coding sequence ATGGTATGCATGGTTGAACACAGGCCGACTGCCATCGGTTTCTTCGAGCGATATCTTCCCCTGTGGGTCCTGACATGTATCGGAACAGGAATCGGACTTGGCAGGCTATTCCCAGAACTGTTCGAGGTCCTGGGTTCGGCGGAAGTCGCCAGGGTCAACATTCCTGTCGGGCTGTTGATCTGGGTCATGATCGTGCCGATGCTCATGAGAGTGGATTTCGGAGCACTTCATGAGGTCCGACGTCATTGGAGGGGGATCGCCGTCACTCTCTTCGTGAACTGGGCCGTAAAACCGCTTTCCATGGCCTTTCTCGGATGGTTCTTCATCCGTATCGTATTCGCTCCGTATCTCCCTGCCGTCGAGCATGATGGCTACATAGCAGGACTGGTCCTCCTCGCCGCCGCACCGTGTACGGCGATGGTCTTCGTGTGGAGTAAACTGGTCGATGGCGATCCCTTGTTCACGCTCACGCAGGTAGCTCTGAACGATACGATCATGGTTCTGGCCTTCGCGCCCATCGTCGGGATGCTCCTGGGCGTCTCTTCCATCGTGATACCGTGGAGCACTCTTCTCCTGTCGGTAGGATTGTATATCCTGATACCGGTCGTCATCGCCCAGATATGGAGATCACGGCTGAGAGCGGCGGGGCCGGAAGTACTGGAGAACGTTCTCCGACGATCGGGGCCATGGTCCACGGCAGCACTTCTCGCCACGCTGGTCTTGTTATTCGCATTCCAGGGGACCGCATTTCTCGCGCAGCCACTGATCATCGGAATGCTGGCCGTACCTATCGTCATCCAGGTCATCTTCGTCGCAGCACTGGCCTACCTTCTCAATCGGTCGGTACGGGAAGCGCATACCGTCGCAGGACCATCCTGTCTCATCGGTGCATCGAACTTCTTCGAGCTGGCCGTCGCGGCTGCGATCAGCATGTTCGGGATCACATCGGGCGCGGCACTCGCAACTGTCGTAGGTGTGCTGGTAGAAGTTCCGATCATGCTCTTCGTCGTCGCGATCGTGAACCGAACGAAAGGATGGTATGAACACGGAGGCATCTGA
- a CDS encoding protein-tyrosine-phosphatase, translating into MTIPHSHTVGGEHYNVLILCTGNSARSIMAEAIFNTIGKDRFTAFSAGSHPTGIVNPFALELCRTLGYPTESLRSKGWDEFALPGAPAMDFIITVCDRAGGEVCPIWPGTPMTFHWGFEDPAAVHGTDTEKMVMFDDIFNQIMNRVRFFMSLPLASLDELSIRKAMDGMHG; encoded by the coding sequence ATGACGATACCGCACTCCCATACCGTCGGCGGGGAACACTACAACGTCCTGATTCTCTGCACCGGCAACTCCGCTCGAAGCATCATGGCGGAGGCCATATTCAACACGATCGGCAAGGACAGATTCACGGCCTTCAGTGCTGGAAGTCATCCGACAGGCATCGTGAATCCCTTCGCCCTCGAGCTCTGCAGGACATTGGGATACCCTACGGAAAGCCTTCGGAGCAAGGGCTGGGACGAATTCGCCCTGCCTGGAGCACCCGCAATGGACTTCATCATCACGGTATGCGATCGTGCCGGTGGCGAGGTATGTCCGATATGGCCCGGTACACCCATGACGTTCCATTGGGGATTCGAAGACCCTGCCGCAGTGCACGGGACCGACACCGAGAAGATGGTCATGTTCGACGACATCTTCAATCAGATCATGAACAGGGTTCGCTTCTTCATGAGCCTTCCACTGGCTTCTCTCGACGAACTATCGATCCGCAAAGCGATGGATGGTATGCATGGTTGA